Proteins encoded together in one Anopheles darlingi chromosome 3, idAnoDarlMG_H_01, whole genome shotgun sequence window:
- the LOC125955542 gene encoding uncharacterized protein LOC125955542: protein MPSLLLCGYGSAALGMAISIVYFGLHSVRQQRMQRLVLEREVVHHLYARHRMHPVNRKYANAYSSKLIKRRLLNKINQLQPRIHLRTAIPRWQLIHTSSGSVRAVPLP, encoded by the exons ATGCCCTCCCTATTGCTGTGCGGTTACGGTAGTGCCGCCCTCGGTATGGCCATTTCGATCGTTTATTTTGGTCTGCACAGCGTCAGGCAGCAACGGATGCAGCGGCTGGTGCTGGAACGGGAAGTGGTTCATCATCTGTACGCACG CCACAGGATGCATCCGGTCAACCGTAAGTACGCCAACGCGTACAGCTCGAAGCTGATTAAGCGCCGGTTGCTgaacaaaatcaatcaactccAACCACGGATTCACCTGCGTACCGCGATACCCCGCTGGCAGCTAATCCACACGTCGAGTGGTTCAGTGCGTGCCGTCCCATTGCCATGA